GATGCTGCTGACCCGAATGGACCCCGACGATTCGGCCGTGGTTCGCCGGCTGCTGGCGCATTCGCCGGACACCGCGGGCGGCCTGATGACCTCGGATCCCGTGGTGCTGACGCCCGACACGTCGGTCGCCGAGGCGCTGGCCCGGGTGCGCGACCCAGACCTCACCCCCGCCCTCGCGTCGATGGTGTTCGTGGTGCGCCCGCCCACCGCCACACCCACAGGTCGGTTCTTGGGCTGTGTGCAGCTCCAGCGGCTGCTCCGCGAAGCACCCGGGGAACTAGTCGGTGGGATAGTCGACACCGACCTGCTCACCCTGAAGCCGGAAACGCCGCTGGGCGCGGTGACCCGCTACCTGGCCGCATACAACCTGGTGTGCGGACCGGTGCTCGATGATCAGAACCATCTGTTGGGTGCGGTGACGGTGGACGATCTGCTCGACCACTTGTTGCCGCACAACTGGCGAGTGGATATGCAGGCACTCGACGCCGACGGCCGGCTGGAAGAACTGGGAGGATCCGCGTGAGCAAGTTCTCGGCCGCGCGCCGCCTCTCCACCCCGCGGACGTCGCGCAGGTACTCGCCACGCCTGGATCCCGAGGCCGTCGGCCAGATCACCGAGTCGATCGCGCGGTTCTTCGGCACCGGCCGCTACCTGCTGGTGCAGACGATCATCGTGTTCGCCTGGATCGCGGTGAACCTGTTCGCGGTGGGGCTGCGCTGGGACCCCTATCCCTTCATCCTGCTGAACCTGGCCTTCTCCACGCAGGCCGCCTACGCGGCGCCGCTGATCCTGCTCGCCCAGAATCGTCAGGAAAACCGCGACCGGGTCGCGCTCGAACAGGACCGCCATCGCGCGGCGCAGACCAAGGCAGACACCGAGTTTCTGGCCCGCGAACTCGCGGCGGTGCGGCTGGCGGTCGGCGAGGTCGTGACCCGCGAATACTTGCGTCACGAGCTCGAAGACCTGCGCTCCCTGCTGGCCCATCTGGACTCGGAATCCGAGGGCTCGGCGGCGGCGCCGGGCGGTGACGGCGGGGACCGCACCGCGAAGAAATCGGGGTGAAAACCAGTTCCGACCATTGCGCCACTCTGGTCACAAGAGTTATGTATGGTGAGCTAGTTCACGGCTGAGAGGCAGTTGACCCGCTCACACACCTAGGACGGTCGAGTGCGCATTGGGGGACGCCGGGCACGCCCGGCCGCCGCCGCGGAGCGGCAGCGAGCGCTTCAGGTAACACGCACGCGTGCCTTCGGTGTAGCCACCATCGCCCCCCTGGTCTTCACTGGAGCGGTGAGCGGGGCGGCGCCCTCGCTCCCTTCGCTCCCGGTAAAACTCCCGCCGGTGCACGCGAACGTCACTCCGATGGCCGCGGTCTCCCACACCCTTCCCGACCTCTCGGGACCGGCCGTCGTCGCGATCGATCGTTCGCCGACCGCCTTTCACGTCGCCGAGCCCGCCCTGTCGGCGCCGCCGAAACCGATGATCGTGAATTCGCCCGGCGCACTTGGCATTCCAAGCATCGCGCTGGCGGCCTATCGCAGTGCCGAACAGAAGATGGCCGTCGCCGCCCCGGGCTGCGGCGTCAGCTGGAACCTGCTGGCCGGGATCGGGCGCATCGAGTCCGGTCATGCGGGCGGCGGGGCGGTTGACGCGCGTGGCACCGCGGTCGTCCCGATCTACGGCCCCGCGTTGGACGGCACGTTGCCGGGCAACGAGATCATCCTGCAAAGCAGCGCCGGCAATCGCCCCACCTACGCCCGCGCGATGGGGCCGATGCAGTTCTTGCCCGGCACCTGGGCGCGGTACGCCTCCGACGGCAAAGGCGACGGCGTCGCCGATCCGCAGAACCTTTTCGATTCCACCCTGGCCGCGGCCCGCTACCTGTGCAGCGGCGGCCTCAACCTCCGCGACCCGTCGCAAGTGATGGCCGCGATCCTTCGCTACAACAACTCGATGGCTTACGCGCAGAACGTGCTGGGATGGGCGTCGGCATACGCCACCGGCGTGGTTCCGGTCGACCTGCCTCCGATGACTGGTCCGCCGCCTCCGCTCGGCGACGCGCACCTCGAGCATCCCGAGGGACTCGGCCCCAACCTGCCGATGAACGTCAACGGGTTGCCGCTGGACGATCCTTTGGCGCGCATGCCGCTGATCGACCTCACCCAACCGCAGAGCGCCGGTCCACCGCCGATGTTCCCGTGGCTGACCCCCACGCCACAGCAGGCCCCGGCGCGGCTGCCCGGGTGCACGGTGATCTGCGTCGGGCCCCAGAGCCCGCCGCCCAACCCTGCGATGCCGTGGGCGCCGCCGATGGGCGTGCCGCCCGCCCCGCCGCTGGCCCCGCCGCCACCGCCGGACCCGCAGGCGGCCCCACCACCGGCTGCCCCGGTTCCCGCGCCGCCAGCGCCCAACCCGGCCGGCCCGCCGAACGCGGCCGCGCCGAAGCAGCCGGGACCCGTCGCGGGCGGCTGACCCGAATGGGCCGCCGCCAACCGGCCCCAAAGCGCGCGCCTACACTCGGCGGTGATGTCTGGTCATGACGCTGCCGACTTGAGCGCAGCAATCCGCACCGCACTGGGGAAGGTGATCGACCCCGAACTACGGCGCCCGATCACCGAACTCGGGATGGTCAAGAGCATTGACACCGAGCCCGACGGCGGCGTGCACGTGGCGATCTATCTGACGACCGCCGCCTGCCCGAAGAAGACCGAAATCACCGAGCGGGTCACCAAAGCGGTCTCCGACGTTCCGGGCACGGGGGCAGTGAAAGTCACCCTGGACGTGATGAGCGACGAGCAGCGCGCCGAACTGCGCAAGCAGTTGCGCGGCGATGCCCGCGAGCCCGTCATCCCCTTCGCCCAACCGAACTCGCTGACGAGGGTCTATGCGGTCGCGTCCGGGAAGGGCGGGGTGGGCAAGTCCACCGTCACGGTCAACCTGGCCGCGGCGATGGCGGCCCGGGGCCTGTCCGTCGGGGTGCTCGACGCCGACATCCACGGCCATTCCATCCCCCGGATGATGGGCACCACCGACCGGCCCACGCAGGTGGAGTCGATGATCCTGCCGCCCATCGCCCACGAGGTGAAGGTCATCTCGATCGCCCAATTCACCGAGGGCAACACGCCCGTGGTGTGGCGCGGGCCGATGCTGCACCGGGCGCTGCAACAGTTCTTGGCCGACGTCTATTGGGGCGATCTGGACGTCCTGCTGCTGGACCTGCCGCCGGGCACCGGCGACATCGCCATCTCGGTGGCTCAGCTGATCCCGAGCGCCGAGATCCTGGTGGTGACGACGCCCCAGTTGGCCGCGGCCGAGGTCGCCGAGCGGGCGGGCAGCATCGCGATGCAGACCCGGCAGCGCATCGCCGGCGTGGTGGAGAACATGTCGGGTCTCACCCTGCCGGACGGCTCGACCATGCAGGTGTTCGGTGAGGGCGGCGGCCGGCAAGTGGCGGAACGTTTGTCCCGCGCCGTCGGTGCTGAGGTGCCGCTGCTGGGTCAGATCCCGTTGGACCCCGCGCTAGTCGCGGCCGGCGATTCCGGCACCCCGATCGTGCTGAGCGCCCCCGACTCCCCGGCGGGCAAGGAACTGCGCAGCGTGGCCGACAACCTGTCGTCGCGGCGGCGGGGATTGGCGGGCGTCTCACTGGGGCTCGATCCGACGCGGCGCTGACCTGCCCGCGAGCGACCGTGTTTGCACGCCGACACGCCGTCAGGCGCGTAAATACGCGGTCGCTCGCGGTCAACGATCGACGTTGGGCGCGACTGAACCGCTCAGGTCGCGTCGGTATCGAACGGGGCGGGGCCGCCGCCGGTGTGGTGCTCGGGCTGCGCAGGCTGTACCGGCTCAGCCGCCGCCCCGTTCACCGGCCTGTCGAAGTTCCCGGTCAAGAACGAATCATCGCCATCCAGCAGGTGCTTGGTCAGCGCGGCGCGCGGCGTCATCCCCCGCAGTCGCTGTAGTTCGCTCAGCGGGACGCGCAGATCTTCGAAGTCGGGCCCGAGGTCTTCGCGCAGCTGAGTGGTCACCCCGCTGAGGTAGTCGCGCGCCTGCCGCAGCGCGTTCGACGTCCAGCGGATCGCACCCGGAAGCCGCTCCGGGCCAAGAACCACCAGCCCGACCACGACGAGGACCAGGATGTGTTCCCAGCTCAGGCTGCCGAACATTTAGCTGCCGTCGGGGTCGGGCTTGACGGTCAGGGTGACGTGCCGGCCGTCTCGGACCACCTCGATCGGGGAGTCCTGGCCGATGGTCAGCTGCCGCACGGCGACGACGAACTCGTCCGAGTCGGCGACAGTGCGGCTGCCGACCTTGACGATGACGTCGTTCTCCAGAATCCCGCCCTTCTGCGCCGGGCTTCCCGCCTTCACGTTGGCGACCTGGGCGCCGGAGGCGATCGCGTTGCTCACCGACCGCGTGCTGATCCCGAGCGTCGGGTGCACGATCTTGCCGTCTTTGATCAGCGTCTGGGCAACCTGCTTCGCCTCGTTGATCGGGATCGCGAAGCCCAGCCCACTTGCGCTGTCGGACAAGGATTTACCCGCGGTGTTGATGCCGATCACTCGCGAGTCCATATCGATCAGCGGGCCACCGGAGTTGCCGTGGTTGATCGACGCGTCGGTCTGCAGCGCATCGATGACGGTGTCGGTGTCCGAGCCCTCCCCCGACAACGGGACGGGCCGGTGCAGCGCACTGATGATGCCGTGGGTCACGGTGCTGCGCAGCCCCAGCGGCGCGCCGGCCGCGAGGACCTCGTCGCCGACGCGCACCTTGTCCGAGTCGCCGAACCGGGCCACGCTCAGATTGTCGACGTTGTCGACCTTGAGCACGGCCAGGTCGGTCTTGGGGTCGCGGCCAACGAGGTTGGCGGGAACTTCCTTGCCGTCGTTGAACACCACGGTCGTCTTGAACTGGCTGGGGTTGTTGGCCGCCTCCGAGATGACGTGGTTGTTGGTGACGATGTAGCCGCGACCGTCGATCACCACGCCGGAGCCCTGCATGCCCTCCTGGTCGCTCTTGGACTCGATTGTCACCACGGCATTGGCGGTGGCGGCCGCCACCTTCGCGAACCGGCCGGCCGGGCCTTCACCGTTGCCATTGGTCGACAGCGTCACCTTCGAGGTGGTGAACGCCTCGGCGACCTCGGCCGTCTTGCGACCGACCACCCCGCCGATCACGCCGATGACCAGCGCGATCAGCAGCAGGACGAGCAACGCCAGGTAGGACACCTTGCCGCCGAACAGCACATCGCGCACACCGAGCTTGCCGCCGTAGCCTTGCGGTGCGCGCGGCCCCGACGGCGCGACCGCCGGAGTGCCCAACGCCGCCGCCGCCGACGGGTCTCGCCACGGGTCGTCGAGCTCGTCCGGCCCCTCGCCGTCTCTCTCGGCCGCCATGGCGCCGGCGTCGATGGGGTGGCGCTGCAACGAGTCGGGGCTCCCCACGGGCCGGCTGAAGGCCTCCTGGAGCACCGGATCGGCTGGTTCGTCGTGCGGGGAGAACTCGGTCTGGTCGCGATACTTCTTCGGGCGGACACGATCGGCCACGA
This genomic interval from Mycobacterium sp. SMC-2 contains the following:
- a CDS encoding DUF1003 domain-containing protein, with translation MSKFSAARRLSTPRTSRRYSPRLDPEAVGQITESIARFFGTGRYLLVQTIIVFAWIAVNLFAVGLRWDPYPFILLNLAFSTQAAYAAPLILLAQNRQENRDRVALEQDRHRAAQTKADTEFLARELAAVRLAVGEVVTREYLRHELEDLRSLLAHLDSESEGSAAAPGGDGGDRTAKKSG
- a CDS encoding lytic transglycosylase domain-containing protein; its protein translation is MRIGGRRARPAAAAERQRALQVTRTRAFGVATIAPLVFTGAVSGAAPSLPSLPVKLPPVHANVTPMAAVSHTLPDLSGPAVVAIDRSPTAFHVAEPALSAPPKPMIVNSPGALGIPSIALAAYRSAEQKMAVAAPGCGVSWNLLAGIGRIESGHAGGGAVDARGTAVVPIYGPALDGTLPGNEIILQSSAGNRPTYARAMGPMQFLPGTWARYASDGKGDGVADPQNLFDSTLAAARYLCSGGLNLRDPSQVMAAILRYNNSMAYAQNVLGWASAYATGVVPVDLPPMTGPPPPLGDAHLEHPEGLGPNLPMNVNGLPLDDPLARMPLIDLTQPQSAGPPPMFPWLTPTPQQAPARLPGCTVICVGPQSPPPNPAMPWAPPMGVPPAPPLAPPPPPDPQAAPPPAAPVPAPPAPNPAGPPNAAAPKQPGPVAGG
- a CDS encoding Mrp/NBP35 family ATP-binding protein, whose translation is MSGHDAADLSAAIRTALGKVIDPELRRPITELGMVKSIDTEPDGGVHVAIYLTTAACPKKTEITERVTKAVSDVPGTGAVKVTLDVMSDEQRAELRKQLRGDAREPVIPFAQPNSLTRVYAVASGKGGVGKSTVTVNLAAAMAARGLSVGVLDADIHGHSIPRMMGTTDRPTQVESMILPPIAHEVKVISIAQFTEGNTPVVWRGPMLHRALQQFLADVYWGDLDVLLLDLPPGTGDIAISVAQLIPSAEILVVTTPQLAAAEVAERAGSIAMQTRQRIAGVVENMSGLTLPDGSTMQVFGEGGGRQVAERLSRAVGAEVPLLGQIPLDPALVAAGDSGTPIVLSAPDSPAGKELRSVADNLSSRRRGLAGVSLGLDPTRR
- the tatB gene encoding Sec-independent protein translocase protein TatB, which translates into the protein MFGSLSWEHILVLVVVGLVVLGPERLPGAIRWTSNALRQARDYLSGVTTQLREDLGPDFEDLRVPLSELQRLRGMTPRAALTKHLLDGDDSFLTGNFDRPVNGAAAEPVQPAQPEHHTGGGPAPFDTDAT
- a CDS encoding S1C family serine protease, producing the protein MTSDQGFDQKQDSGNRLAPRPVSRPPVDPASRQLFSRPDGLRGSFVADRVRPKKYRDQTEFSPHDEPADPVLQEAFSRPVGSPDSLQRHPIDAGAMAAERDGEGPDELDDPWRDPSAAAALGTPAVAPSGPRAPQGYGGKLGVRDVLFGGKVSYLALLVLLLIALVIGVIGGVVGRKTAEVAEAFTTSKVTLSTNGNGEGPAGRFAKVAAATANAVVTIESKSDQEGMQGSGVVIDGRGYIVTNNHVISEAANNPSQFKTTVVFNDGKEVPANLVGRDPKTDLAVLKVDNVDNLSVARFGDSDKVRVGDEVLAAGAPLGLRSTVTHGIISALHRPVPLSGEGSDTDTVIDALQTDASINHGNSGGPLIDMDSRVIGINTAGKSLSDSASGLGFAIPINEAKQVAQTLIKDGKIVHPTLGISTRSVSNAIASGAQVANVKAGSPAQKGGILENDVIVKVGSRTVADSDEFVVAVRQLTIGQDSPIEVVRDGRHVTLTVKPDPDGS